A section of the Carya illinoinensis cultivar Pawnee chromosome 12, C.illinoinensisPawnee_v1, whole genome shotgun sequence genome encodes:
- the LOC122290312 gene encoding dolichyl-diphosphooligosaccharide--protein glycosyltransferase subunit DAD1-like isoform X2, with protein sequence MRSASEHDKVEGFPVHFALNLVLVSSESRSKVLLAMARSTSKDAQALLHSFRSAYAATPTNLKIIDLYVGFAVFTALIQIAYIAIVGSFPFNAFLSGLLSCIGTAVLAVCLRIQVNRENKEFKDFSKIYNSHPSLPHSHPAPFRSSTP encoded by the exons ATGAGGTCCGCCTCGGAACATGATAAAGTGGAGGGTTTTCCTGTCCACTTTGCTCTGAATCTTGTATTGGTGAGCAGTGAATCGAGGAGCAAGGTTTTGCTTGCAATGGCGAGATCGACGAGCAAGGACGCCCAAGCTCTTTTGCACTCTTTCCGTTCTGCTTATGCAGCTACCCCCACTAATCTCAAG ATCATCGATCTCTATGTTGGTTTCGCTGTCTTCACTGCTCTCATCCAG ATAGCTTACATCGCCATAGTTGGTTCATTTCCATTCAACGCATTTCTTTCCGGCCTACTTTCTTGCATAGGGACGGCAGTCCTTGCTG TTTGTCTTCGCATCCAAGTGAACAGAGAAAACAAGGAATTCAAG GATTtctcaaaaatatataattccCATCCCTCTTTGCCCCACTCCCATCCTGCACCTTTCCGCTCTAGCACCCCCTGA
- the LOC122289359 gene encoding uncharacterized protein LOC122289359 — protein MSENLYKAKTIRTHPYRVNPEVFHADGRVLLGRDVIKEHIVQFHEKLLTEQYTWRPKVDELEFDSIDHSSATWLERPFDENEVLGVLKGMNKDKAPGFDGFSMAFFYACWDIVKEDLMKVFIEFHTHEIREEPQCLFHHPYFQEGKLSEVLGKIILKSQNSFVKGRQILDSALIANECLESRIRSGIPGTVLGHDGASG, from the exons atgtcggAGAACCTCTATAAGGCAAAAACCATTCGGACCCACCCCTATAGAGTAAACCCTG AGGTTTTCCATGCAGATGGCAGGGTTTTACTGGGTAGAGATGTCATCAAGGAGCATATTGTCCAGTTTCATGAGAAGCTTTTGACGGAGCAATACACTTGGAGGCCCAAGGTTGACGAACTAGAATTTGATTCCATTGATCACTCAAGTGCGActtggttggagaggccttttgatgAAAACGAGGTTCTTGGAGTGTTAAAAGGTATGAATAAAGATAAAGCTCCTGGATTTGATGGTTTTTCAATGGCTTTCTTTTATGCTTGTTGGGACATTGTCAAGGAGGATCTTATGAAGgtttttattgaatttcatACTCACGAAATTCGAGAAGAGCCTCAATGCCTCTTTCATCACCCTTATTTCCAAGAGGGCAAG TTGAGCGAAGTATTGGGAAAGATCATCTTGAAGTCCCAAAACTCTTTTGTGAAAggaagacaaattcttgactctGCCCTCATCGCCAATGAGTGCCTAGAGAGTAGAATCCGATCTGGCATTCCAG GTACGGTTTTGGGGCACGATGGTGCCAGTGGATAA
- the LOC122290312 gene encoding dolichyl-diphosphooligosaccharide--protein glycosyltransferase subunit DAD1-like isoform X1, with protein MRSASEHDKVEGFPVHFALNLVLVSSESRSKVLLAMARSTSKDAQALLHSFRSAYAATPTNLKIIDLYVGFAVFTALIQIAYIAIVGSFPFNAFLSGLLSCIGTAVLAVCLRIQVNRENKEFKDLPPERAFADFVLCNLVLHLVIMNFLG; from the exons ATGAGGTCCGCCTCGGAACATGATAAAGTGGAGGGTTTTCCTGTCCACTTTGCTCTGAATCTTGTATTGGTGAGCAGTGAATCGAGGAGCAAGGTTTTGCTTGCAATGGCGAGATCGACGAGCAAGGACGCCCAAGCTCTTTTGCACTCTTTCCGTTCTGCTTATGCAGCTACCCCCACTAATCTCAAG ATCATCGATCTCTATGTTGGTTTCGCTGTCTTCACTGCTCTCATCCAG ATAGCTTACATCGCCATAGTTGGTTCATTTCCATTCAACGCATTTCTTTCCGGCCTACTTTCTTGCATAGGGACGGCAGTCCTTGCTG TTTGTCTTCGCATCCAAGTGAACAGAGAAAACAAGGAATTCAAG GACTTGCCGCCGGAGCGTGCTTTTGCAGATTTTGTTCTGTGCAATTTGGTGCTTCATTTGGTTATTATGAATTTCCTGGGATAA